The following are encoded in a window of Lampris incognitus isolate fLamInc1 chromosome 15, fLamInc1.hap2, whole genome shotgun sequence genomic DNA:
- the slc35b2 gene encoding adenosine 3'-phospho 5'-phosphosulfate transporter 1, with protein sequence MPSFTRRIWPGLVLLFFPSTLAADEEPSLLEGWHDVWLFRFFVNMLGYSTIIIPGYLLISYFKRINYLETGHGICYPIIKACVFGTETKSGLLDDSSAAPRNEADSSSPIKQTVKLIFCAAGLQASYLTWGVLQERVMTRSYGASTAEEEGERFKDSQFLVFMNRILALTVSGLWCVLFKQSRHGAPMYKYSFASLSNILSSWCQYEALKYISFPTQVLAKASKVIPVMLMGKIVSRKSYEYWEYFTAVLISMGVSMFLLSSTASKHPSTVTTFSGVIILVGYIVFDSFTSNWQDNLFKYKMSSVQMMFGVNLFSCLFTVGSLLEQGAFFDSLGFMARHSEFAFHAVLLSVCSACGQLFIFYTINQFGAAVFTIIMTLRQAIAILLSCFLYGHAITLVGGFGIAVVFLALFLRVYARSRMKPGRRSAQPLTQKV encoded by the exons ATGCCATCTTTTACACGGAG GATTTGGCCCGGGCTCGTGCTGCTCTTCTTCCCTTCCACTTTGGCTGCAGATGAAGAGCCGTCGCTGCTGGAAGGCTGGCATGATGTCTGGCTCTTCCGCTTTTTTGTCAACATGTTGGGTTACTCCACCATCATCATCCCTGGCTACCTCCTCATCAGCTACTTCAAGCGCATCAATTATCTAGAAACAG GGCATGGTATTTGCTACCCTATCATAAAAGCCTGTGTGTTTGGCACTGAAACCAAGTCAGGTCTGTTAGATGATTCATCGGCAGCTCCCAGGAATGAGGCGGACTCCAGCTCACCAATAAAACAAACTGTCAAATTAATATTTTGTGCAGCAGGACTTCAG GCATCCTACCTGACATGGGGCGTCCTGCAGGAGAGAGTGATGACGCGCTCTTATGGGGCCTCCACCgctgaggaggagggagagaggttcAAGGACTCCCAGTTCCTGGTGTTTATGAACCGTATCCTCGCGCTGACGGTGTCCGGCCTTTGGTGTGTCCTGTTCAAGCAGTCTCGCCATGGGGCGCCCATGTACAAGTACTCCTTCGCCTCGCTCTCCAACATCCTGAGCAGCTGGTGCCAGTATGAGGCCCTCAAGTACATCAGCTTCCCAACCCAAGTTTTGGCCAAGGCCTCCAAGGTCATCCCAGTCATGCTTATGGGCAAGATCGTTTCTCGCAAGAGCTACGAGTACTGGGAGTACTTCACCGCTGTGCTGATCTCGATGGGCGTCAGCATGTTTTTGCTGTCCAGCACGGCCAGCAAGCACCCCTCCACCGTCACCACCTTCAGCGGTGTCATCATCCTTGTCGGTTACATCGTCTTCGACAGCTTCACCTCCAACTGGCAGGACAACCTGTTCAAGTACAAGATGTCCTCGGTCCAGATGATGTTTGGTGTCAACCTGTTTTCTTGCCTCTTCACCGTGGGCTCCTTGCTGGAGCAGGGCGCCTTCTTTGACTCCCTGGGTTTCATGGCACGCCACTCCGAGTTCGCTTTCCACGCCGTGCTGCTGTCCGTCTGCTCGGCCTGCGGTCAGCTCTTCATCTTCTACACCATCAACCAGTTCGGTGCTGCCGTCTTCACCATCATCATGACGCTGCGGCAGGCCATCGCCATCCTGCTCTCCTGCTTCCTCTACGGCCACGCCATCACCTTGGTCGGCGGCTTCGGTATTGCCGTGGTTTTCCTGGCGCTCTTCCTACGGGTGTACGCGCGTAGCCGCATGAAGCCTGGCCGAAGGTCAGCGCAGCCGCTCACACAGAAGGTGTAG
- the nfkbie gene encoding NF-kappa-B inhibitor epsilon — protein sequence MASGGCKKDDAGLEDSRADSGIDSYRSILKEDPLGSSKAAGREPPSEPGDGKLAAAADERLDSAYGSSSLTVESLSELVGDCSISRAEGEQPHNARLSEEEEKLLTTITDDGDTILHLAIIHEDEYFAHQLIQLFPKDVLDIQNNLYQTPLHLATYLNLPSVVQGLVEKGVSLEMQDQDGNTPLHVACQHGRVNCAAEMTREVSPSKLAPVLETQNWRGLTCLHLAALNRQHHLMKLLMKKGADLNIQEGTSGKTALHLAVELHDIPAVILLLDNGVNMDAAMFNGCTPLHLAVGRQDATAADLLCKFGADKMLRNMEDETALDLADGNGDILALFPFDDIQISGRSVVGVKF from the exons ATGGCCAGCGGTGGTTGTAAAAAAGACGATGCTGGACTGGAGGACAGCCGAGCGGACTCCGGCATTGACTCGTACAGGTCCATCCTGAAGGAGGACCCTCTGGGCAGCAGCAAGGCCGCCGGCAGGGAGCCGCCGAGCGAGCCCGGCGACGGCAAgctcgccgccgccgccgacgAGCGCCTGGACTCGGCGTACGGCTCGTCGTCCCTCACCGTGGAGAGCTTGTCGGAGCTGGTGGGAGACTGCAGCATATCCAGAGCGGAGGGCGAGCAGCCGCACAACGCGCGGCTcagcgaggaggaggagaagtTGCTGACCACTATCACCGATGATGGAGACAC AATCCTGCATTTAGCAATCATCCACGAAGATGAATACTTTGCTCACCAATTGATACAGCTGTTCCCAAAAGACGTCCTGGACATCCAAAACAACTTGTACCAG ACACCTTTGCACCTGGCCACCTACCTGAACTTGCCCAGCGTGGTGCAGGGGCTGGTGGAGAAGGGGGTCAGCCTGGAGATGCAAGACCAGGATGGGAACACCCCGCTCCATGTGGCCTGCCAGCATGGCCGGGTGAACTGTGCCGCTGAGATGACCAGAGAGGTGTCCCCCAGCAAACTGGCGCCCGTCCTAGAGACCCAGAACTGGAGAG GTCTTACCTGTCTTCACCTGGCTGCGTTGAACAGGCAACATCATCTCATGAAGCTCCTGATGAAAAAGGGAGCAGACCTGAATATCCAG GAGGGTACGAGCGGGAAGACGGCTCTTCACCTCGCCGTGGAGCTCCACGACATCCCTGCAGTGATTCTGCTGCTTGACAACGGAGTCAACATGGATGCTGCCATGTTTAACGGCTGCACGCCCCTGCATCTGGCGGTGGGACGCCAGGACGCCACGGCCGCCGACCTCCTCTGCAAGTTCGGCGCTGACAAGATGCTGCGAAACATGGAGGACGAAACGGCTCTGGATCTGGCTGACGGCAACGGCGAC AttcttgctctgtttccatttgatgacatccagatttcCGGGAGGTCAGTGGTTGGTGTGAAGTTTTGA
- the tmem151ba gene encoding transmembrane protein 151B has translation MSPASAATASESGAASTAAPEEDTESPREEHRPLKQSLRKALCRDNHWKCLLLSLLMYGCVGAVAWCQVTKVTRLSFDSAYKGKSMMYHDSPCSNGYIYIPLAFLVMLFVVYLVECWHCYARDQLQYKVDVESVAERIQRMQQATPCIWWKAISYHYIRRTRQVTRYRNGDAYTTTQVYHERVNTHVAEVEFDYENCGVKDISKHLLGLEGFPITRLRFTKCFSFANVESENSYLTQRARFFTENEGLDDYMEAREGMHLKNVDFKEHIIAFSDPSHLPWYATNYVFWVAAAFTLSWPLRVFTEYRTACVHYHVEKLFGFDYVPVTPSEERPYCRRIPRVNTIDSTELEWHIRSNQQLVPSYSEAVLMDLAQLSGSCNSYSVCEGYGSYRQNCERCHRAISSSSIFSRSALSICNAGSPRIPFSASRFSLGRLYGSRRSCLWRSSGSLNERSCPTESTRCLSGQQASEESPPAYQDALYLPVLIVHRNEGCLNHDHRSLHRNGSCVETSL, from the exons ATGTCCCCAGCATCCGCTGCCACGGCCAGTGAGAGCGGCGCCGCCAGCACCGCGGCTCCGGAGGAGGACACGGAGAGCCCCCGAGAGGAG CACCGACCCCTGAAACAGTCCCTGCGTAAGGCCCTGTGCCGGGACAACCACTGGAAATGCCTGCTCCTTTCCCTGTTGATGTACGGCTGCGTCGGGGCCGTGGCCTGGTGCCAGGTGACCAAGGTCACACGCCTCTCCTTCGACAGTGCCTACAAGGGTAAGTCCATGATGTACCACGACAGTCCCTGCTCCAACGGCTACATCTACATCCCCCTGGCCTTCCTGGTCATGCTCTTCGTGGTCTACCTGGTGGAGTGCTGGCACTGCTATGCCAGGGACCAGCTGCAGTACAAGGTGGACGTGGAGAGCGTGGCCGAACGCATCCAGCGCATGCAGCAGGCCACGCCCTGCATCTGGTGGAAAGCCATCAGCTACCACTACATCAGGAGGACCCGGCAGGTGACACGCTACCGCAACGGTGATGCCTACACCACCACGCAGGTCTACCATGAGCGGGTCAACACCCATGTGGCTGAAGTGGAGTTCGACTATGAGAACTGTGGGGTTAAGGACATCTCGAAGCACCTGCTTGGCCTGGAGGGCTTCCCCATCACCAGGCTGAGGTTCACGAAGTGCTTCAGCTTTGCCAACGTGGAGTCGGAGAACTCCTACCTGACCCAACGGGCAAGGTTCTTCACGGAGAATGAAGGCCTGGACGACTACATGGAGGCCCGCGAGGGAATGCATCTGAAGAATGTAGACTTTAAGGAGCACATAATTGCCTTTTCTGACCCCAGTCACCTTCCCTGGTATGCAACCAACTATGTGTTCTGGGTGGCAGCTGCCTTCACCCTCTCCTGGCCCCTGCGGGTATTCACAGAGTACCGCACAGCCTGCGTCCACTACCATGTGGAGAAGCTGTTCGGCTTTGACTATGTTCCTGTGACACCGTCTGAGGAGCGGCCATACTGCCGCCGCATCCCGCGGGTCAACACGATCGACAGCACCGAGCTGGAGTGGCACATTCGCTCCAACCAGCAGCTGGTGCCCAGCTATTCTGAGGCGGTTCTGATGGACCTGGCCCAGCTCTCGGGGAGCTGCAACAGCTACTCGGTGTGCGAGGGCTATGGTAGCTACCGGCAGAACTGTGAGCGGTGCCACCGTGCCATCAGCAGCTCCTCCATATTCTCCCGCAGCGCCCTCAGCATCTGCAACGCGGGCAGCCCACGCATCCCCTTCAGCGCCAGCCGCTTCTCGCTGGGCCGCCTGTATGGGTCGCGGCGCAGCTGCCTGTGGAGGAGCAGCGGGAGCCTGAATGAGCGCTCCTGCCCCACTGAGAGCACCCGCTGTCTGTCGGGCCAGCAGGCCAGCGAGGAGAGCCCGCCGGCCTACCAGGACGCTCTCTACCTCCCGGTGCTCATCGTGCATCGCAACGAAGGTTGCCTAAACCACGATCACCGCTCCCTCCACAGAAACGGCTCCTGTGTGGAGACCTCGCTATGA